The genomic region GGGGCCAGAACCACAGACCACTCCCCTCAGCTCCCTCTGCGTGGGCTCCACTGAACAAGGGATGGTTGATGGCCGAGGCTCCCTCCGGGGACTTCGGGCACAGCTCAGTGGCCCCCGTCCCTGCAAGCATCCAAGACACCcgcctcagccccagccccagcccagaacCAAGCCTGGCCATGGGGGTGGGATGTGGACAGTGGGCCCTGCTCCCTCGGGCTTGCAGAGGACGAAGCAGGGGCCCCCTCCCgggctgctggggcctgagggGTCCCCCGGTGCGGTAGGGGGGCAGAGCTGGAgagcggtggggcggggggggcaggtaCGTTACCACCAGCTCAGGTCCCTCCTGGCCAGCTCCACCTGGGCCAGGCGGTGGTCACTCAGCACTTGCACCCGGGTGATGGCCGCCAGTGGCCTGTGGCGGTGTGCGAACTGCAGCACCTTGTGCTCCTGGGCGTGGACATGGAAGTGCTCCTCATCTGAGCTGACCTCCATCTGGGGACGGGAGGCCGGTGACCCACGGCCTGCCACGGAGCCCGGGTCCCCTCACCACGCGGAGTGCCCCGTCACGCAGGCCCGCCCCAGGTGGGAGCCCCGAGCCCCAGCCGGACGGACGTCCCCTTCCTCACTGGGGGGTGCACCCGCCTGCACCCAGCAGTGAGACTCCCCGCGGTCTTTACCTGTAAACCTCCACAGCACGCAGGGGACGCAGCGTCCTTCCCACAAAGCAGCGGTAGCTAGCCTCACAGCCCGATAGCCTCACAGGTACCCCAGTCctggcctccccccgccccccacgggCCTCCCCTCCGCTGCCCCCTTCACCTCAAAGGGCTCCCCCAGCACCAGCCGGAAGGCACTGGACACTTCCTCCTGGCCCCAGCGGCCCCCCTGGAAAGCGTTGCCCACCACGGTGGCACTGGAGAACCGGGGCTTGATGTGGAAGGCAATGTCCCCCGCCTCGGACAGGAAGTTGATCTCAAACCTGGGGGGGTGTCATGGGGGCTGTGAGACAGCAGATGCCTGGGGAGTCACCCTGCCCAAGGCTGAGAGGGGACCCCTGGGGAGGGCGGTGACCCTTACTTGTCCTCTCCAGAGTCAGAGTGTCCCTGGACCAGCAGGCTCCAGCCGGGGGCCAGGCCCCCTGCACAGAAGGCTTCGAACTGCATGCAAAAGGGGGCAGAGTGTACCCCATTTGTCCAGGGGGCCCCAGCCAGTCTCACACCCAGCTCGGGCTCttccccaggaccctggccctCTGAGCAGCGTTCCCTTCACGGCAGGGCGGTAGGGGTCCCCCACCCCGTGCCCTCTCGTCCTGCAGGCCTGGGGAAG from Halichoerus grypus chromosome 6, mHalGry1.hap1.1, whole genome shotgun sequence harbors:
- the GRIFIN gene encoding grifin; this translates as MQFEAFCAGGLAPGWSLLVQGHSDSGEDKFEINFLSEAGDIAFHIKPRFSSATVVGNAFQGGRWGQEEVSSAFRLVLGEPFEMEVSSDEEHFHVHAQEHKVLQFAHRHRPLAAITRVQVLSDHRLAQVELARRDLSWW